One genomic window of Etheostoma spectabile isolate EspeVRDwgs_2016 chromosome 7, UIUC_Espe_1.0, whole genome shotgun sequence includes the following:
- the ncoa6 gene encoding nuclear receptor coactivator 6 isoform X3, protein MAHRRTPPPLSQRTEYLEPDNDSDRDSGVGEDDDSHGGAATEEEKDNTHDGTEENGEEGEDFTVFVAFQGNMEDEDFIQKLDTILSGIPNMLDMGSERLQPQHVEPWNSVRVTFNIPRDAAERLRLLAQNNQQQLRDLGILSVQIEGEGSINVAVGPNRVQEVRVNGPIGAPGQMRMDVGFPGQPGPGVRMANPTMVPTGPGMAGQAMVPGSSGQMHPRVPRPSSQTGSDVMDPMMPGMSVQQQQQLHHQQAGPHVSGPMPPQAAHHMQALQGGRPLNPAALQQLQQQQHHQQQQAQQQAQQQAQLSQLGPRPPFNPSGQMAVPPGWNQLPSGVLQSPAAQGGPAWRKPPPQAQMVQRPPSLATVQTPSHPPPPYPFGSQQAGQVFNAMGQGQLQQQQQQTGVGQFAAPQPKGPQAGPGGVAGPPRAPPPLPTTSGPQGNLTAKSPGSSSSPFQQGSPGTPPMMAQRPTTPQGFPQGVGSPGRVALGQQGNMQQGFMGMPQHGQPGAQVHPGMQKRPMGFPNPNFVQGQVSASTAGTPGGGASQQLQSSQAMTHTGAPPSVTTPNSMQGPPHAQPNVMGVQSSMAGMPPGTTTGPIMGQQQPGLQTQMMGLQHQVQPVSSSPSQKVQGQGGGQTVLSRPLSQGQRGGMTPPKQMMPQQGQGVMHGQGQMVGGQGHQAMLLQQQQQQQQQQQQQQQQQQQNSMMEQMVANQMQGNKQAFGGKIPAGVMPGQMIRGPAPNVPGNMAQFQGQVVPQQMTPQQQQQMAQLQQQQLQQQQQQHQLQQLQQQQQQQQHQQMNQQQSQVPIAGNPNQAMGMHGQQMRLPAGHPLIQQQLQQQQLQQQQKQQQQAMLQQQQQATQQHPHPLGDPNSGAGDLGVQQMVPDMQAQQQQQGMMGGPQHMQMGNGHFAGHGMNFNPQFPGQMPMGGPCVQPGGFPVNKDVTLTSPLLVNLLQSDISASQFGPGGKQGAGGGNQAKPKKKKPARKKKPKEGEGQQQVEGLGGLDVAAGMEDSELPNLGGEQSLGLDNSGQKLPDFANRPAGFPGQPADQRVLQQVPMQFMQQQQQQQQQQQQQQQQQQQQQQQQQQQQQQQQQQQQQQQQMQHMQQQQIQQQQMQQQQQQIQQQMQQQQMQQQQQQLQQQQMQQQQMQQMQQMQGLQNAQGQQGMTGQQTSGQGQPQMHPHQLQQQQTQQPHLQQQQQQMMMMLKMQQEQAKNRMSIPPGGQLTPRSMGNPPEVQRLPVSQQGNMPVMISLQGHGGVPLSPDKARGLPLMVNPQLAGAARRMSHPDAGPQGTGTEEAIAGSHPKQDRPGGPEIGLQSGNGTQQMMANQGSNAHMMKQGPGPSPMPQHTGASPQQQLPSQPQQGGPMPGLHFPNVPTTSQSSRPKTPNRASPRPYHHPLTPTNRPPSTEPSEINLSPERLNASIAGLFPPKINIPLPPRQPNLNRGFDQQGLNPTTLKAIGQAPPSLSLPGNNNNGTVGGNNTNNSQQPFTTGTGVGGTGTKQDRQTGGQGKRASPSNSRRSSPASSRKSATPSPGRQKGTKMAITCPPPQQQQLVNPQGQTMMLSPTSVPPSPVSMPSQVSGAMETPQTQSPFHGMQGNPAEGARESQGMTAEQRQMPQPQSLRELSAPRMASSRFPMPQQPKPDLELQAGSVERHPASVQDSEVSPTLRSAPTSLNQLLDNSGIPNMPLRPIQSNTVRDVMGKDSPKSALDLERPLHSNSQDTDMSAAVTSTATINESEAKPKPAVKIPTSSPNLQPVSISNSQSSPNRISNTTPSLSQNPISSLGVNPSPNLNPTPTLCPTPSTNTNATTSVIPNPVTSGQSSPSLTVSTSSNSSSASAALKPSPSPKPVTSVNSVIQIPASSSTISPSQITVFVTSNPITSAPTPQAPTSMVSTMVAVPNKNIRPQDIQQQAPAPRPQFITTTPVFINPIFQVPGASVAPNTTMVSQSVTMVGPIQVSTTNLQLSSAPSATQSSLANMTSTQPTRSAVGQVQIATSVSSSVPVGTSPVLKQMNSGAPFKTENVGEGGFAQKPIPPVRQPSPLPSPSTTSPFQPPLASPPLCSSPVAANTIRKSPMSPSPTAQLKSKPGQTASALSGTADSQQSLVERSAPGPTGAVTPQSFHPPASPAIQIETLAPQTTTTAAAPNTPPAVSSPIPVPGQVAVATQIVTQAPVPAPASISSQAVTSQAPIVTVVGATTGVSSATLSTVASVQSPVPSIVAGSGPTLKVAPTTSSPAANPSRVSRAQPDPPTIEPPMPPAAVSAETTQTIPAPIQQDVPQAQEPVASEKMGEEVLTGSEQGWAKKRKTPINLVPRAAVEKPKGPSRRSSRAEKEVEEEPVADSGIRKRSARPGTSAAVKETGASPTQAKRRKSK, encoded by the exons ATGGCGCATCGACGTACCCCACCTCCGCTGTCCCAGAGGACTGAGTACCTGGAACCAGATAATGATTCCGACAGGGACTCTGGTGTTGGGGAGGATGATGACAGCCATGGAGGCGCAGCaacagaagaggagaaagaTAACACGCATGATGGCACGGAAGAAAACGGCGAGGAGGGAGAAGATTTTACAGTTTTCGTTGCCTTTCAAGGGAATATGGAGGACGAGGACTTCATTCAAAAACTTGACACTATCCTCAGTGGGATACCAAACATGCTGGATATGG GCTCAGAGAGGCTACAGCCACAACATGTGGAGCCGTGGAACAGTGTGCGTGTTACGTTCAACATTCCTCGGGATGCTGCTGAGCGACTCCGACTGTTGGCCCAGAACAaccagcagcagctcagagacCTGGGGATTCTCTCCGTGCAGATAGAAG GGGAAGGGTCCATCAATGTGGCTGTGGGACCAAATAGAGTACAAGAAGTCAGAGTGAATGGACCAATTGGAGCACCTGGCCAGATGAGAATGGATGTTGGCTTTCCAGGACAGCCTGGTCCAG gggTTAGGATGGCTAATCCAACAATGGTTCCCACTGGGCCTGGTATGGCAGGTCAGGCTATGGTACCAGGCAGCAGTGGACAGATGCATCCTCGTGTTCCGAGACCATCTTCACAGACAGGTTCAG ATGTTATGGATCCAATGATGCCAGGCATGTCAgttcagcagcaacagcaacttCACCACCAACAGGCTGGTCCCCATGTCTCAGGCCCAATGCCGCCTCAGGCTGCCCATCACATGCAGGCCCTGCAAGGTGGGAGACCACTCAACCCTGCTGCACTGCAgcagcttcaacaacaacaacatcaccaACAGCAACAGGCCCAGCAACAGGCCCAGCAGCAGGCTCAGCTCTCCCAGCTTGGACCTAGACCTCCATTCAACCCATCGGGCCAGATGGCTGTGCCTCCTGGCTGGAACCAGTTGCCCTCTGGGGTCCTCCAGTCACCAGCTGCTCAAGGAGGCCCTGCTTGGAGAAAGCCCCCACCCCAAGCCCAAATGGTTCAACGTCCACCCTCCCTTGCTACAGTTCAGACTCCCAGCCACCCTCCACCCCCTTACCCATTTGGCAGCCAGCAGGCTGGGCAGGTATTCAATGCCATGGGACAGGGacaattacaacaacaacagcagcagacaGGAGTTGGTCAGTTTGCCGCTCCCCAGCCTAAAGGTCCACAGGCTGGCCCTGGTGGTGTTGCAGGACCACCCAGAGCCCCTCCACCACTTCCAACAACTTCTGGACCGCAGGGCAACCTCACTGCCAAGTCCCCTGGTTCCTCCTCGTCTCCTTTTCAGCAGGGTTCACCTGGGACTCCTCCCATGATGGCTCAGAGACCTACAACTCCACAGGGTTTTCCCCAGGGCGTTGGATCACCAGGAAGGGTAGCCCTTGGCCAACAGGGTAACATGCAACAAGGATTCATGGGAATGCCCCAGCATGGACAGCCTGGTGCTCAAGTTCACCCAG GCATGCAAAAGCGTCCCATGGGCTTTCCAAACCCAAACTTTGTCCAAGGTCAGGTGAGTGCCAGCACTGCAGGAACTCCTGGTGGAGGAGCCAGTCAGCAGCTACAGAGCAGCCAAGCGATGACTCACACAG GAGCTCCGCCTTCAGTCACCACACCAAACTCAATGCAAGGTCCACCCCATGCCCAACCCAATGTTATGGGTGTACAAAGTAGCATGGCAGGAATGCCCCCTGGTACAACCACTGGGCCTATTATGGGCCAGCAACAGCCAGGCCTCCAGACCCAGATGATGGGCCTCCAGCATCAGGTCCAGCCCGTGTCTTCCTCCCCCAGCCAGAAGGTTCAAGGCCAGGGTGGAGGTCAGACTGTCCTTTCAAGGCCCCTCAGTCAAGGGCAGAGAGGAGGGATGACCCCACCCAAGCAAATGATGCCTCAGCAAGGCCAGGGGGTGATGCATGGGCAGGGTCAGATGGTTGGAGGCCAAGGGCACCAGGCCATGCtcctacagcagcagcagcagcagcagcagcagcagcaacaacaacaacaacagcagcaacaaaacTCCATGATGGAACAAATGGTTGCCAACCAGATGCAAGGCAACAAGCAGGCATTTGGAGGCAAGATTCCAGCTGGGGTCATGCCTGGTCAGATGATTCGAGGCCCTGCTCCAAACGTTCCAGGTAACATGGCTCAGTTCCAGGGCCAGGTTGTACCACAGCAGATGACtccacaacagcagcagcaaatgGCTCAACTCCAACAACAGCaattacaacagcagcaacaacagcaccAGTTACAACAGctacagcaacagcagcagcaacaacaacaccagCAGATGAACCAGCAACAATCCCAGGTTCCTATTGCTGGCAATCCTAATCAAGCTATGGGCATGCATGGGCAACAGATGAGGCTCCCTGCAGGTCATCCTCTTATCCAACAACAGTTGCAACAGCAGcagttacagcagcagcagaaacaacagcaacaggCCATgttgcaacagcaacaacaggcAACTCAACAACATCCACATCCTTTGGGAGATCCTAATAGTGGGGCGGGGGACTTGGGGGTCCAACAGATGGTCCCTGATATGCaggcacagcagcagcagcaaggcATGATGGGGGGCCCTCAGCACATGCAGATGGGAAATGGCCACTTTGCAGGACATGGCATGAACTTTAACCCACAGTTTCCAGGTCAGATGCCAATGGGGGGACCCTGTGTACAGCCAGGAGGCTTTCCTGTCAACAAGGATGTAACACTGACTAGCCCACTGCTGGTCAACCTGCTGCAGAGTGATATCTCAGCCAGCCAGTTTGGGCCCGGAGGAAAACAGGGAGCAGGGGGGGGCAATCAGGCCAAACCCAAAAAGAAGAAACCAGCACGAAAGAAGAAGCCCAAAGAGGGAGAAGGACAACAGCAAGTAGAGGGGCTTGG TGGTCTTGATGTGGCTGCTGGCATGGAGGATTCTGAACTACCAAATCTGGGTGGTGAACAGAGTTTGGGATTAGATAACTCTGGCCAGAAACTCCCTGATTTTGCCAACAGGCCTGCAG GCTTTCCTGGCCAACCTGCAGACCAGAGAGTATTGCAGCAGGTACCCATGCAGTTTatgcaacaacagcaacaacaacagcaacagcagcagcaacaacaacaacaacaacagcagcagcaacaacaacaacaacaacaacagcagcagcagcagcagcagcaacaacaacaacaacaaatgcagCACATGCAACAGCAGCAGATACAGCAACAAcaaatgcagcagcagcagcaacaaatacaacaacaaatgcaacaacagcaaatgcagcaacagcagcaacaattACAACAACAGCAGATGCAGCAACAGCAGATGCAACAGATGCAGCAGATGCAGGGTCTCCAGAATGCTCAAGGGCAACAGGGGATGACAGGGCAGCAGACTTCTGGTCAAGGCCAGCCCCAGATGCACCCTCATCAGCTACAGCAGCAGCAAACTCAACAACCACACTTGCAACAGcag CAACagcagatgatgatgatgctgaaGATGCAGCAGGAGCAGGCAAAGAATCGCATGTCCATCCCCCCAGGAGGGCAGCTCACTCCTAGGAGCATGGGCAATCCACCTGAGGTGCAGAGGCTCCCTGTCTCACAACAAGGCAACATGCCTGTAATGATCAGCCTTCAAGGACATGGGGGGGTACCGCTGTCACCTGACAAAGCCAGAGGGTTGCCCCTGATGGTGAACCCACAG CTTGCAGGCGCTGCGCGAAGAATGTCCCATCCTGATGCAGGTCCTCAAGGCACTGGAACTGAAGAGGCTATTGCAGGGTCCCACCCGAAGCAGGACAGGCCTGGTGGCCCTGAAATTGGGTTGCAGTCTGGAAATGGAACCCAACAGATGATGGCCAATCAGGGCTCCAACGCTCACATGATGAAGCAAGGCCCCGGTCCATCACCAATGCCCCAACATACTGGAGCCAGTCCCCAGCAACAATTACCAAGTCAGCCTCAGCAAGGAGGCCCCATGCCTGGCCTTCATTTCCCCAATGTCCCCACAACTTCACAGAGCTCCAGGCCAAAAACCCCCAACAGAGCCAGCCCCAGACCCTACCACCATCCTCTCACCCCAACTAATCGCCCACCCAGTACTGAGCCCTCCGAAATCAACCTTTCACCTGAGAGGCTAAATGCCTCTATTGCAGGGCTGTTTCCTCCCAAAATCAACATTCCTCTGCCTCCCAGGCAGCCTAACTTAAACCGGGGATTTGATCAGCAAGGTCTTAACCCAACAACTCTGAAAGCAATTGGACAGGCGCCTCCTAGCTTAAGTTTACCAGGGAACAACAACAATGGCACTGTGGGTGGAAATAACACTAACAACAGTCAACAGCCTTTCACTACTGGCACTGGAGTAGGAGGCACAGGCACTAAACAGGACAGGCAGACTGGAGGGCAGGGTAAGAGGGCAAGTCCTAGTAATAGCCGGAGGTCAAGTCCAGCCTCTAGCCGTAAGTCAGCCACCCCAAGTCCAGGGAGACAAAAGGGGACAAAGATGGCCATCACCTGCCCTCccccc cagcagcagcagttggtCAACCCTCAAGGGCAAACCATGATGCTAAGCCCTACCTCAGTACCCCCAAGTCCAGTATCTATGCCTTCACAAGTGAGTGGGGCTATGGAGACACCGCAGACTCAGAGCCCCTTTCATGGGATGCAAGGTAACCCTGCTGAGGGAGCCAGGGAAAGTCAGGGAATGACAGCAGAGCAGCGACAGATGCCCCAGCCACAGTCTTTAAGGGAGTTATCAGCTCCCAGAATGGCAAGTTCTCGTTTCCCCATGCCTCAGCAGCCTAAACCTGACTTAGAACTGCAGGCTGGTTCAGTTGAGAGGCACCCAGCATCTGTGCAGGACTCTGAGGTCTCACCTACTCTCAGGTCAGCTCCAACCTCCCTCAACCAGTTACTGGATAACTCTGGTATCCCTAACATGCCTCTTCGGCCCATACAGAGTAATACTGTTAGGGATGTTATGGGGAAGGACAGCCCAAAGTCTGCTTTGGATCTAGAGAGACCACTCCACAGTAATTCCCAGGATACAGATATGTCAGCTGCTGTCACTTCCACTGCCACTATAAATGAATCGGAAGCTAAACCCAAACCTGCTGTAAAAATCCCTACCAGCAGTCCTAATTTGCAGCCTGTGTCAATTTCCAATTCACAGTCTAGCCCTAACAGGATCTCTAATACCACCCCCAGCCTTAGCCAAAACCCCATCTCCAGCCTTGGTGTCAATCCCAGTCCAAATTTAAACCCAACACCTACCCTCTGCCCCACTCCTAGTACCAACACTAATGCCACCACAAGTGTAATCCCCAACCCAGTCACTTCCGGTCAGAGCAGTCCTTCCTTGACTGTTAGTACCAGTTCAAACTCCAGCTCAGCCAGCGCAGCTCTAAAACCAAGCCCTAGTCCCAAACCTGTGACAAGTGTTAACTCAGTCATACAAATCCCTGCCTCTTCTAGCACAATTTCCCCCAGCCAGATAACTGTGTTTGTCACCTCTAACCCCATCACCTCCGCCCCCACTCCCCAGGCACCCACATCTATGGTCTCCACCATGGTGGCTGTCCCTAACAAGAACATTAGACCTCAGGACATCCAGCAGCAGGCCCCTGCCCCCCGACCTCAGTTTATCACCACCACCCCTGTATTTATCAACCCAATTTTCCAGGTCCCAGGTGCATCTGTGGCTCCCAATACCACCATGGTATCACAGTCAGTCACCATGGTGGGGCCTATTCAAGTGTCCACTACAAACCTCCAACTTTCTTCTGCCCCAAGCGCCACCCAGTCCTCATTGGCTAACATGACCAGCACTCAGCCCACCAGAAGTGCTGTTGGACAGGTCCAGATTGCAACTAGTGTGTCCTCATCAGTCCCAGTTGGTACTTCCCCAGTTCTTAAGCAAATGAACTCAGGGGCCCCTTTTAAAACCGAAAATGTAGGTGAGGGAGGTTTTGCTCAGAAACCTATTCCTCCAGTCCGGCAGCCATCTCCCCTTCCAAGCCCTTCAACAACCTCTCCCTTTCAGCCACCCCtggcttctcctcctctctgctctaGTCCTGTGGCAGCTAACACTATTCGAAAGAGCCCCATGTCGCCATCTCCCACTGCCCAGCTGAAAAGTAAACCTGGACAGACTGCTTCAGCTCTTTCTGGTACAGCTGATTCCCAGCAGAGTCTTGTAGAAAGGTCTGCGCCAGGGCCCACCGGGGCGGTGACACCACAGAGTTTTCATCCTCCTGCTAGTCCTGCCATTCAGATTGAGACACTAGCTCCTCAAACTACTACTACGGCTGCTGCTCCAAACACTCCACCTGCTGTCTCCTCTCCAATCCCAGTTCCTGGCCAAGTGGCTGTTGCTACTCAGATTGTCACCCAGGCTCCAGTGCCTGCACCAGCTTCTATCTCAAGCCAGGCTGTAACTTCTCAAGCTCCTATTGTCACTGTAGTTGGTGCTACCACAGGTGTCTCTTCTGCTACCCTCTCTACGGTTGCTTCTGTACAAAGTCCTGTACCGTCCATTGTTGCTGGATCTGGACCTACTCTGAAGGTTGCCCCTACCACATCCTCTCCAGCTGCTAACCCCAGCAGAGTTTCAAGAGCTCAGCCTGACCCTCCAACTATTGAGCCCCCCATGCCGCCAGCTGCTGTATCTGCTGAAACCACTCAGACCA TCCCAGCACCTATTCAACAAGATGTCCCACAGGCCCAAGAACCTGTTGCCAGTGAGAAGATGG GTGAAGAGGTCTTGACAGGTTCTGAGCAGGG ATgggcaaagaaaagaaagacgcCCATCAACTTAGTCCCAAG GGCTGCTGTGGAGAAGCCCAAGGGACCGAGCAGACGGAGCTCCCGGGCAGagaaggaggtggaggaagagcCAGTAGCAGACAGTGGCATTAGGAAGAGATCAGCCAGGCCTGGCACCAGTGCTGCTGTAAAAG AAACTGGAGCAAGCCCCACCCAGGCCAAACGAAGGAAGTCTAAATAG